Part of the bacterium genome, AGCTCCCCGACCCCCGCAAACGCCTGCGGCATGAGGTGCCCGTAGGTGTTCAGGGTCGTCTGAATGTTAGCGTGCCCCATCCTCGCCTGGATCGCCTTCGGGTGAACGCCCGCATGGACCAACAAGCTCGCATGGGTGTGACGTAGGTCGTGGAACCGGATTCGGGGATTGGAGGATGGCCTCACGCTCCTGGCCGCGTGTGTGGCCGTTAGTTTCATTCTTGCGGCCCTAGCTGCCGTGCTCGGCCCAGCGGATCCGGGAGTCTAGTAACGCCAGCTACCCCTTCACCTCGGTCTTGCACGTCCAGCAGACCCGTTTCCCGTTGTGGAACTCGCCGAGCAGGCCGCCGCAGGTTGGGCATTGGTTCGGATTTCGTGGCTCGTGACTGCCGCGATAGCGAGGGTTTGTGGTGGGGCAGCACCCGGTCGGGAATCCGCGCCGACTCGTGAACCGTGGCGGCTTCCTGGATTGGCATCGCGATGCCGCGGACGGGCCCGTTCGCGGTCCCCGTGTGTCGGTCGATTCCCGACTCTCCCCTGGTCGCCGTACGTTTCGCCCGTCGGTGCTTCTGAACGAGGTCCCACTCCTCGTCCGTCACGCGGATGATCCTCGTCCCGCCTCCGTGCTTGCCGCGCATGTGGTTACCACCTGTGAGGTGGTTACCACTCCCTTAGTCCCCAGTCGACAACGCGAGGGAACCGTTGGTCACCGTGACGGCGAGCGCCGGCGCCGCTGACAGGGTGGTTGCAGTGCCCAGCCTGATCATCGCCCCGCTGGCGTCCCGCCACCCGGCGGCCATCTCAAGCTCGAAGCGCTTGTCCTCGAAGAACACCGCGCCCAGCAGCACCAGATAGCCCATCTCGTCGGGGCGCGGGTTTTCGTGCGGCGGCGCTTGCTCACCTCGAGGATAGTGAACGATCTTTCGGATCCGACTAGGCAGGACGACCTCGTTCGTCCGGTCGATCAAGACGGCGCCGGTTGACAGGACCGGCCCGTCCGCCAGCCATGATCTAGCAGGATCTTCACCGATAGCATCGTCGACGTCGCCTTCCACGGTAGCGATGTTTGGTATCTAGAATCGTTCCTGCGCCACTTTTCGGGTCATCCCTAACTCTTTACCTCTGCCCGACGCCCCGTTCGGCGCTGTTCACGGCCATTTACGCGTGCGCGAGGACGGCGTACCCTCTCGAAGGTGTGTTTTCCGTCATTCCTCGATAGTGTGCATTAGAAGTACGCGCGGAGGTTCGCGGGTGTTCGTGGGAGGCGGGCGAATAGGGCCTTGACGTATATTGGTTTGCGTGCGGCTTTGGTGCGAAGAATGCAAGATCTCTGAGGGTTCCGAACACTTCCAGGCACTTCCTGCTGGGCGCTACGCGCCCCGGCGTTCACACCTTCCCCTTCACCCCCCTCCCCTACCCAAGGAGACGTTGATGCCTCCCGGGCTTCGCTTCAAGCCGGTCTCCCCCGTGGTCCGCCTACACAAGCCCGCTGTCCGCCTCACCCCGCCGCCGTCCGAGGAGGGGAGACCGTTACCGCCGAACGTGTCGTCTGATGGCTTACGGCCCCACTGGTGCCGCGGAGGCCGCTCTTGAAGAACCTGCCGACCGGGACGGTCACCTTCCTCTTCACCGACATCGAGGGGTCCACCACACTCCTCCAACGCCTCGGCGATCGCCGGTACGCGGAGGTCCTGGCGGATCACCACCGGCTCCTCCGGCAGGCGTTTGCTGAACGGAATGGGCAGGAAATTGACACGCAAGGAGACGCCTTCCTGGTGGCGTTCCCTCGGGCCAGGGACGCGCTGGCGGCAGCGGTAGCGGCCCAACAGTCATTGCTGAAGCACCCCTGGCCAGACGGCGCGTCTCTCCGGTTACGGATGGGACTCCATACAGGCGAGCCGCTTAGCGGGGAGACCGGCTATGTGGGCTTAGACATCCACCGGGCTGCCCGCATCGCTGCGGTCGGGCACGGCGGGCAGATTCTTGTGTCCGACGTCACGCACGGCCTCGTGGCATGGGATCTGCCTAAAGGGGTGAGCCTGCGCGATCTCGGCGAGCACCGGCTCAAGGATCTCGCTCGTCCAGACCACCTCTTCCAGGTCGTAGCCGTCGATTTGCCCGCTGACTTTCCGCCGCTCAAATCTCTCAACGTCCTCCCCAACAACCTGCCGGTCCAATTGACCAGTTTCATCGGCCGCGAGCGAGAGAAGGCGGAGGTCAGAAGACTGCTCTCCAGCACTCGTTTTCTCACGCTCACGGGGTCGGGGGGAGAGGGCAAGACACGATTGGCCCTCCAGGTGGCCGCTGAGGGGCTGGAGGGATTTCCGGATGGGGTCTGGCTGGTGGAATTGGCGGTATTGTCCGACCCGAGTCTCGTACCAAAAGCGGTGGCCTCTGCGCTGGGCGTACCTGAGCAACCAGGCCGGTCGCTGACTGAGACGCTGACGGACTCCCTGCGGGGCAAATCGATCCTCGTCATCCTGGACAACTGTGAGCACCTGGTGGCGGCCTGCGCCCACCTGGCTAGCGCCCTCCTGCGGGCCTGCCCGAACTTGATCATTCTCGCGACGAGTCGGGAGGCGCTCGGGGTGACGGGGGAGACCACCTGGCGAGTTACGTCGCTGTCCC contains:
- a CDS encoding tyrosine-type recombinase/integrase — its product is MKLTATHAARSVRPSSNPRIRFHDLRHTHASLLVHAGVHPKAIQARMGHANIQTTLNTYGHLMPQAFAGVGELLDGLLYGTRKAPDTEAVAANP